Below is a window of Impatiens glandulifera chromosome 2, dImpGla2.1, whole genome shotgun sequence DNA.
ttttttattatttatatttgattatcttcctttatttttgattctttatgtttaaaattatatattttacttaatttatttaagttgtaaattaaatatttattaaacataattaaattttaaatctgtaaaattatttctttttaatatataattaatcaattttaaacatataattatCAAATCAAAGAGTGCTAAAATTCAACATTTTGGTAGGAGAAGTTGGCAATTGTTTCTATATGgcaaaaagttttatttaagataacaaagttttaaattcaattcactaAGGAATAAATAAACCTGTCACccaaaagaaagataaaaaaaaacaattagcCTCATCTTCATAGGTTATTATGTTTCTCTCTATTTAATGTTTGattccatatttttttaatgaaaaaatgatCATGTAAAAGGTCCCATGTTTGTCTGGGGTCAAAGATAGCTAGTCAAAAACACAAATCATTACTCATGTTTGCAGCTACTAatgttttcactttttttttttataaaaacattattcaaTTATGATCAAGCTTATCCCATCATCATCCACGTGATCCAGACCCCCTTTCTTCCTTATAAACAAAACACCTTTTTTTTCATACCAATTGGTGAAAGTACTTAGATTGATGATTGTCAAAAGACTAATTGGAATGTTTGACAACAGCATTCAAAAGCAATGTTTGCAAAAGATGCATTACAAGTGCTGTATATTTAGCTTTCTTTCACATTCATGATGATGATTTAATGACTAGCAGAGAATTAATTAccttatataaaatgataaatcaCATGCTCATATATAGAAGAACCAACCCAACATCTCATCTGACAGCTACTAACGAGGCGATGGAATAAGTGAATCCCTGTCAGAACTTAAGGAGAGTCTCCTTCATGGAACAAGAGCAGACAGAAATTTCGGTTTATTTGTAAATTGAATGTGTATGTTAGTATGTTATATGCATATACATTTCAGAGAAATTCATACCTTGGCTTCTCAGACTTGGAAATATGCTTAGACATTATGGATGCCTGCAATTAAACCAAACCAAGTTAGTGTTTCCTGTTTGTCGATATGTCACCCACCAAAAAGTAACTTAAATTATCCCTTTTGACTGCTCGATAAGGAAGGAGTACCTGTTCTTGAATTATGCTCCTTGCTTCAACCAGTTGAGCTTCAAGATCAAGCTCTCTTTCTGATACTTCAGGAGTGACTTCTGCTTCCTTTTGTGCATCTTGTAGCTGAAACATGCGTTCCTACAAAGAACTCCCCACAAACAACATTATTATACACAAAAATACTCGTTTATGTTCCTCCTCGCTCACCATTAATACAGTATTACCTTAATAGATGACATTTTTGTGCGGAGGCTCTCTTCTATTTGATCTCGAGCCATGTGAAATGGCATGTCAAAGACATCCTATTAACAACATTGAAATTTTAACTTTGAACACATGAACATAAATACAAGTTATTACTGTAAGAgaaatatttgttcatatacCGTCCTCCCAATCATTGGTGAACGTGAAGAATCAGAATCAAGTCTTTCATGGGCTGTAATAGGTTGTTTGGACAAACCATTTGGGCCATTTAAGAAACCACGCATATCCACCTGTAATGGAAATATTCGTAAATGGAAGAAAACATAGCTTTAAGGCTTAATCTAACATTCTAATGGGGAGATATAATTAGCAAAACTCTTTTGACTCTTTACTTCTAGGAAATATTTCTCTTAATTCAACTGAAACTTGACAATATTCTTTGTTAATTAACTTATAGAGCTTTATTCAGTTATTACATCAGGATAAACAATGATATTTACCTGAgaatatattttcaacaaaacaAACTATGGGTTGATTTCGTTTCTTTCAGATTTCTCATCCAGATGTAGATCTAGATGGGATCACATTAGAAGACATTTTGCATCTGGACTTTGTCTCACACATAATCAGAAATGCATAGCCAATTTCTATGACAAATTAAGATCCAGAAGCAAAAATGTTTGAAGATAGGGTATATGTTGAGAATTTAAGCCTACCACttaaaaatagaaatttcaGTTCTATAAAACTACCTGCATAGAACGCAATAATGCTTTCAGGTCGGCATTCTCTGCCACTAGTTCTTGATTCTTTGCCTCATAAGCATCCACCTAGCATCAGGAATTTGACACATGTTTAGCATGAGCGGGcgataaaaagttaaattatttatatttcatacaATTCTTTTGTAGAAGTCATTGTCAGCTTTCTTTCCATTCCAGGTTCCACGTTGTCGTCCTTCTTTCTATGCACACGAAACAAAAGCCATGAGAAATCCAGTATGGATGTAAATGGACATATAACTTTTAGTCTGAGATTACCTGAAGTAAGTTCATTATTTCCATGCCAGATTTagattctttcttcttctccatcAAAACTTGGTTGAGCTTTTCCTGCCACAAGAAATAAATTACACCTCAATTCCATTTATATCAGTTGCTCAATAATATGGGAATTCAATTTAAGATTTCGCAAAGACAGATAATTTGATGCAAATACAAACCTGCAACTTTATGTAttccttttcctttttcttcGTTTCATGTATTTGCTGGGTTCGTACTTGCTTTTGGAGCAATCAAACAAGATAAggtaagtattttttttctataatagtTAGGCAAACTCAAAATAGAAAGGTTTGCACCTGATTTCCAATAACCATTTTCTGAAATTCATCTCGCTCCTGCTGTAGTTTCTCAACTTGTGACTTAAATGTAGCAGTAGCTTTACTTTCCTGTATTCAAATCTTGTCATGATCAACAAAAACGATGGGGGAAACATATATGTTTAGTGCATAGAGCTATAGCCAATTTTTCTACCTTTCGAGATAGGGTTGCTATTTCTCTATCCTTTGCAGCTAACTCAGATTCAACTCTCTCCACTTTAGCTTCTAATCTTGAAATATCGGATAAATATCTGTGTTTGATGGGAGAGACGTCGAATAAACAAGAAACCAAACATGGATATTATCTTCTAATCAATGAGTTTACCATTTTTGATGAATAAGAAAAACCCCCTTTTAGTTTCTTGTATTACTAACTGAATCAAATTCTACACAACCCattagatagatagatagatagataccTTTGCCTCTGTTCATTAGCAGAGTCTCTGAATTCAATATCTCGCTGTCTCTGCTGTATAAGAGCATATATACAGTTGCAAGTACGAGAAGCGGAGACCTAAGAGAAGAAAATGTAATaagaaaaatagttttgaaaaatcttaaagatctaagatagatagatagatacatACTGGGTCATTTGCAAACAGATCAAGCGATGCCGGGAAACCAAACGTAACAAGTGTCTGATTCAGATACTTAATGCAATGATCCAAGTTACTCTCTTTAGCAAATGTATTATCACTGAAGAAACACaaaaatgaaagatgaaaaagaATTTGTGAAGATAAAAAGAAGCCCTAAAAGTTGAAGATATTAACCTGATACTGAAACTGGGTTGAGTGGGCGACTGCATAAGGTAAGAGAAGTATAAAGGAAAAGTAAGCAAATAGATGTTTCCATGTTTAGCATGCGTaaaaagatttaattttttaaaaaaagaagaagggaTAATCGGAGATGGAAATCTCCCTGATTTACCGGCGGCATTGCGGAGGTATTCTTCCCGGCTGTAACAACtggaatcgagagagagagagagagagccgCCGTAGAAGTAGCAACGGGAAGATGATAGATCTGAAGTCTGAACGAATGTTTGTCAAATTTAAACTTCTTCTTCGTTTTCTTCGATTCAAATCTTCAGTCTGATTAGCTAGTGTGTTATTGATTCCTTAGGATTCCTGTGACCAACGTGAGCTGAAGTAAGGGCTGgtttgatttggtttattttttttatgttcttactgttttatttttaataaattattttgaatttggtgaattttttttttggagtgttttaataattgaaaaagaTATGAtgagattaatttattttgaataaaaattattcaaaataatcccAATCAAACTAAAGTCCGGTTGGTTCTTGGATAAAACTTTTATtctacttaatttatttttaaagttattctTAACAAAAGTTATAACcattttattctttaaataggaagatgagagataaaatattaaatatatatatatatataatatatatatttatatatatatctatatatatatatatatatatatatatatatatatatatatatatatatatatatatttccctcTTTAATCCTATCCACAAAGCTCAATATGAGTTTCATAGTTATGGTCAAATTGGTAAGATGCAAATTATGTTGAGATTAAATGATTTAGtgtatttttgtttgttatagAATTAATTTACGAAGATAAGTCACactacaaatataaatatatatatatatatatataaattataaaaaaatgaaaaaaatattaaaattttaataaatttttaaaataaaaatattaaacaaactcttaggctttatttttatattttttttatataaactaaagaAATTCTTGTGTGATTtatacggataaaaatataaaaaaaattaatgataataataataatatgtattaaatgtttaatttttttaataaattataaataataaattaaaataataaataaaacactctTATTTCACAATTTATTCACTccaataaaacatatatatattattttttattttatttttaaccgttttaattttttaattttatgggtaggtcaacccacaatccaaaaCACAAGTAtatacatttactcttcttttatttatatatatatatatccaaattaactatacCTCTtagtcatttatatatatatatatccaaattaactatacCTCTTAGTcatttcaacattttaaaattaagcattatatatataattatatatatagatgtcaATCATCACtacattttgttttatttatttatttaaaattaatttattattcattgtagagaaaaaaaagtaaagaatattttatatttaaactataaaaaatttaataaaacaattattttttaaaaaatcaataaaaaatacccaaacaaaataataggataaaaaaaatagaaagttaaatag
It encodes the following:
- the LOC124925988 gene encoding afadin- and alpha-actinin-binding protein A-like, whose product is MPPSPTQPSFSISDNTFAKESNLDHCIKYLNQTLVTFGFPASLDLFANDPVSASRTCNCIYALIQQRQRDIEFRDSANEQRQRYLSDISRLEAKVERVESELAAKDREIATLSRKESKATATFKSQVEKLQQERDEFQKMVIGNQQVRTQQIHETKKKEKEYIKLQEKLNQVLMEKKKESKSGMEIMNLLQKEGRQRGTWNGKKADNDFYKRIVDAYEAKNQELVAENADLKALLRSMQVDMRGFLNGPNGLSKQPITAHERLDSDSSRSPMIGRTDVFDMPFHMARDQIEESLRTKMSSIKERMFQLQDAQKEAEVTPEVSERELDLEAQLVEARSIIQEQASIMSKHISKSEKPRRLSLSSDRDSLIPSPR